One segment of Fuscovulum ytuae DNA contains the following:
- a CDS encoding c-type cytochrome yields the protein MTLRTTTLATLLALVAAPTFAESSAVTGIKLAAGQKFFDAECHRCHAIDATDKSYGPPLEGVIGRRAGSVEGYPYSEALKSAGFFWTEPALKAWMEDNKGLVPGTKMRHVGITDPVEQEFILTWLRQAAKAN from the coding sequence ATGACCCTCCGAACCACAACCCTCGCCACCCTGCTGGCGCTTGTCGCCGCACCAACTTTCGCCGAAAGCTCGGCGGTCACGGGTATCAAACTTGCAGCAGGCCAGAAGTTCTTTGATGCCGAATGCCACCGCTGCCACGCGATCGACGCGACCGACAAAAGCTATGGCCCCCCACTGGAAGGCGTGATCGGTCGCCGCGCCGGGTCCGTCGAGGGCTATCCCTATTCAGAGGCTTTGAAATCTGCGGGTTTCTTCTGGACGGAACCCGCTCTCAAGGCATGGATGGAAGACAATAAAGGGCTCGTTCCCGGAACCAAAATGCGCCATGTCGGCATCACCGACCCGGTGGAGCAAGAGTTCATCCTGACCTGGCTGCGCCAAGCGGCAAAGGCGAACTGA
- a CDS encoding ABC transporter substrate-binding protein, with protein MLNMRHAAVAALLALSSVAAQAEETVLRIATQVSGTVNWELTTIRERGFDRANGFVMDVQDVAAGPAAQVALQAGEVDAIVSDWLWVARQRAEGADYIFIPYSRAVGALHVPADSTAQTLADLKGGQIGIAGGPVDKSWLILRAYAQAELGMDLQAETEQVFGAPPLIFETAMSGDLAGAVNFWHFGAKMEAAGMRPLITVAEAGAALGLDPDTPLLGYVLPGALAREKPELVAGLAAASRAAKDVLASDDAAWDSLRPIMNAKSDAQFAALKAGFRAGIPAPGPVDEAAAAKMLALMAELGGEELVGDLSALPSGVFW; from the coding sequence ATGTTGAACATGCGTCACGCTGCTGTTGCGGCACTGCTTGCGCTTTCATCCGTCGCGGCTCAGGCCGAAGAAACGGTGCTTCGGATCGCCACGCAGGTGTCGGGCACCGTCAATTGGGAACTGACCACGATCCGCGAGCGCGGCTTTGATCGCGCAAATGGCTTTGTCATGGATGTACAGGATGTGGCCGCAGGACCTGCCGCACAGGTGGCGCTTCAGGCGGGCGAGGTGGACGCCATCGTGTCAGACTGGCTGTGGGTGGCCCGGCAGCGGGCGGAAGGGGCAGATTACATCTTCATTCCCTATAGCCGCGCCGTGGGGGCCTTGCATGTGCCGGCCGACAGCACCGCGCAGACGCTCGCCGATCTGAAGGGCGGCCAGATCGGCATTGCAGGCGGACCGGTGGATAAAAGCTGGTTGATCCTGCGTGCCTATGCGCAGGCGGAACTTGGGATGGACCTGCAGGCCGAGACCGAACAGGTCTTTGGTGCGCCGCCCCTGATCTTTGAAACGGCGATGTCCGGCGATCTGGCCGGGGCCGTGAACTTCTGGCATTTCGGCGCGAAAATGGAGGCCGCAGGCATGCGCCCCCTGATCACGGTGGCCGAGGCGGGTGCCGCGCTGGGTCTTGATCCCGACACGCCGCTTTTGGGCTATGTCCTTCCCGGTGCGCTGGCGCGTGAAAAACCAGAGCTGGTCGCGGGGCTTGCGGCGGCCAGTCGGGCGGCAAAAGATGTGCTCGCCTCAGACGATGCGGCATGGGACAGTCTGCGTCCGATCATGAACGCCAAATCCGATGCGCAGTTTGCAGCGCTAAAGGCAGGCTTCCGCGCGGGTATTCCCGCCCCTGGTCCAGTGGATGAGGCGGCGGCGGCAAAGATGCTTGCCTTGATGGCCGAGTTGGGGGGGGAGGAATTGGTCGGCGATCTGTCGGCCTTGCCATCCGGAGTGTTCTGGTAA
- a CDS encoding ABC transporter ATP-binding protein: MPPVLDLQIDAAFHGPRQVLGAFDLHVDRGEVLAVCGPSGVGKSTLLRIIAGLHAEFRGHRRVNGRLAMVFQEPTLLPWRNALDNIRLLAGCSAKDAEAHLAEVGLEGRGGDTPNRLSLGQQRRLSLARAVAARPDLLLLDEPFVSLDEDLVEGMMDLVAGLRDRHGFGAILVTHAPVEAARLAQRILRLDGSPAVPVT; encoded by the coding sequence ATGCCCCCCGTTCTTGATCTGCAGATCGATGCGGCCTTTCATGGCCCCCGGCAGGTGCTGGGGGCCTTTGACCTGCATGTAGACAGGGGCGAGGTGCTGGCTGTCTGCGGCCCGTCCGGCGTAGGGAAAAGCACGCTATTGCGGATCATCGCGGGACTGCACGCGGAATTCCGAGGCCATCGGCGGGTAAACGGGCGTTTGGCCATGGTCTTTCAGGAACCGACCCTGCTGCCATGGCGCAATGCCTTGGATAATATCCGCCTTCTGGCGGGATGTTCAGCAAAAGACGCAGAGGCGCATTTGGCCGAAGTGGGGCTAGAGGGGCGGGGGGGCGACACGCCGAACCGGCTGTCCTTGGGGCAGCAGCGGCGGCTGTCACTGGCGCGAGCTGTGGCGGCGCGGCCGGATTTGCTGCTCTTGGATGAGCCTTTCGTGTCTTTGGACGAAGACTTGGTTGAAGGGATGATGGACCTTGTTGCCGGGCTGCGGGATCGGCACGGGTTCGGCGCGATCCTTGTCACTCATGCTCCGGTCGAAGCTGCGCGTTTGGCGCAGCGCATCCTGCGCCTTGATGGGTCCCCGGCTGTTCCGGTGACCTAG
- a CDS encoding sel1 repeat family protein, with amino-acid sequence MRHLAMIASMALALPAIGWADETLGTLNPDEMSLDHAMREAVEGRTSMTVCASGYLMTKSGQHGMARNVFENCADDGWTGAMTWMSYLEDNGFGGPMDPDAAADYDRRAAEAGDPIGMFNYGLDKLRGRGTAEDIAEGRALIDRAAALGLADARRLQGADYDVEEVTPDADRWKYAPLY; translated from the coding sequence ATGCGCCATCTTGCAATGATCGCCTCCATGGCCCTTGCCCTGCCCGCAATCGGCTGGGCGGATGAAACACTTGGCACCCTTAATCCCGATGAGATGAGTCTAGACCATGCCATGCGCGAGGCTGTGGAAGGCCGCACCTCCATGACGGTCTGCGCTTCGGGTTACTTGATGACCAAATCAGGCCAGCATGGGATGGCGCGGAACGTCTTTGAAAACTGCGCCGATGACGGCTGGACCGGTGCCATGACATGGATGTCTTACCTTGAGGATAACGGCTTTGGCGGGCCAATGGACCCGGATGCCGCCGCCGATTACGACCGCCGCGCCGCCGAGGCAGGCGACCCGATCGGAATGTTCAACTACGGCCTAGACAAGTTGCGTGGCCGCGGAACGGCGGAAGACATCGCCGAAGGTCGCGCGCTGATTGATCGGGCCGCCGCCTTGGGCCTTGCCGATGCGCGCCGCCTTCAGGGTGCGGATTACGATGTCGAGGAAGTCACCCCCGACGCGGATCGGTGGAAATACGCACCACTTTACTGA
- a CDS encoding transglutaminase family protein yields MTTYDLTLNIRYAFSPPAGGGRQHLRILPAALPLQQEVRNIQLAITPPPQDRRDFTDFFGTRVIEIALPGGLTDFTLTLTAEVDRRLPAPSLDVSPALTDLGAEISAHGGLDAGAPHHFLAASPRIPPDPAIAEFARQATQGAATVRAAIIALGEALHQAMTFDAAATEVDTQPDQAFAQRRGVCQDFAQIMIAGLRALGIPAAYVSGYLRTDPFPGQPRLVGADAMHAWVQVWTGLDGGWLDYDPTNACLAGEGHIRIGFGRDYGDIAPVSGMLRLGGGQTGGHNVDLVEIVRPA; encoded by the coding sequence GTGACGACCTATGATCTGACCTTGAACATCCGATATGCCTTTTCGCCCCCTGCGGGTGGAGGTCGGCAACATCTGCGCATCCTTCCCGCCGCACTTCCCTTGCAACAGGAGGTGCGGAATATACAGCTCGCCATCACGCCGCCCCCGCAGGATCGTCGTGATTTCACGGATTTCTTTGGCACCCGCGTGATCGAGATCGCGCTGCCCGGCGGGCTGACGGATTTTACCCTGACCCTGACCGCCGAGGTGGACCGCCGTCTTCCGGCGCCAAGTCTGGACGTTTCGCCCGCGCTGACCGATCTGGGGGCCGAGATTTCGGCCCATGGCGGGCTCGATGCCGGAGCACCGCATCATTTTCTCGCTGCCTCACCCCGTATCCCGCCAGACCCGGCCATCGCGGAATTCGCCCGGCAAGCCACCCAAGGGGCAGCCACCGTGCGCGCTGCCATCATTGCCCTTGGCGAGGCGCTGCATCAGGCCATGACCTTCGATGCCGCCGCTACCGAGGTGGATACGCAGCCCGACCAAGCCTTTGCCCAACGCCGTGGTGTCTGCCAAGACTTCGCCCAGATCATGATCGCAGGCCTTAGGGCGTTAGGAATTCCGGCGGCCTATGTGTCGGGTTATCTGCGCACCGATCCGTTTCCAGGTCAGCCACGGCTTGTCGGGGCCGATGCCATGCATGCCTGGGTGCAGGTTTGGACCGGGCTGGATGGCGGCTGGCTGGATTACGACCCCACCAATGCCTGCCTTGCCGGGGAGGGCCATATCCGCATCGGCTTTGGCCGCGACTATGGCGATATAGCGCCCGTGTCTGGCATGCTGCGCCTTGGTGGCGGTCAGACAGGTGGCCACAACGTCGATCTGGTCGAAATCGTGCGACCCGCCTGA
- a CDS encoding circularly permuted type 2 ATP-grasp protein: MASTPPNAAALGMAAYRPPPGMQDEMMDAEGRIRPLWQPLLAHLQGMTDEARVHALSRADQYLRDSGVFYRQYGAGQSTERAWPLSHMPVLIAEEEWDSICAALAQRADLLERLMADLYGPNRLVAEGHLPPALIAANPEWLRPMVGIQPRSGHFLHFLAFEIGRGPDGKWWVLADRTQAPSGAGFALENRVATSRAFSDVYQTLNIHRLAGFFRLFRDALLDLRPDPGGRVAILTPGPLNETYYEQAWIARYLGVTLVQGEDLVVSDGRLMVRTVSGLRSVDVLWRRLDSAYADPLELNPASRIGTPGMVSALRDQGLTMVNALGSGVLETRALMAFMPKLALRLLGSELMMPNIATWWCGSAAERSRVFSDPSGLVLSAALGTGLPYDRQEDPVLAARLAPDELTRILETQGADHVAQEIVSLSTTPALVKGRLEPRPLSLRVFLARTAQGWQAMPGGFARIGASQDPTALAMQRGGSAADVWILSPREVASDTLVEPRAGAYARPEPGALPSRAADNLFWLGRYVERTEAIIRLLRARNIRLAESGQAARPLLSAMDRLLASYDVDPASGIPKGLLNVLDSAVASAAQVRDRFSPDGWNALADLSKSMRRLGGHLQPGDDAARAHSILLRKLAGFSGLVHENMYRFLGWRFLTIGRLLERGMGISAILADLSDPDAPPGALDLCIELGDSILTHRRRFTVAASRETVIDLLALDPMNPRSIRNQIDGMAEQVDMLPGAGRSGILSPLARAMLRLQTEVATSQPETLSSAALLSLRTDMAALSDLVTETYLR; encoded by the coding sequence ATGGCCAGCACCCCCCCGAATGCCGCGGCACTTGGGATGGCGGCCTATAGGCCCCCGCCGGGCATGCAGGATGAGATGATGGATGCCGAAGGGCGCATCCGCCCGCTTTGGCAACCACTTCTCGCTCATCTCCAAGGGATGACGGACGAGGCGCGCGTCCATGCCCTGTCGCGCGCCGATCAGTATCTTAGGGATTCCGGCGTCTTCTATCGCCAATACGGCGCGGGCCAATCGACCGAGCGGGCATGGCCCCTGTCGCATATGCCCGTCCTGATCGCGGAAGAGGAATGGGACAGCATCTGCGCCGCGCTGGCCCAGCGTGCCGATCTTCTGGAACGGTTGATGGCTGATCTGTATGGCCCCAACCGCCTGGTGGCCGAGGGGCATCTGCCCCCTGCCTTGATCGCCGCCAATCCCGAATGGTTGCGCCCGATGGTGGGCATTCAGCCGCGTTCTGGCCATTTCCTGCATTTCCTTGCTTTCGAGATCGGGCGCGGCCCGGATGGCAAATGGTGGGTGCTGGCCGATCGCACGCAGGCCCCATCTGGCGCGGGCTTCGCTCTGGAAAACCGGGTGGCGACAAGCCGCGCCTTTTCCGATGTCTATCAGACGCTGAACATCCATCGTCTCGCCGGTTTTTTCCGACTGTTCCGGGATGCGCTTTTGGACCTGCGCCCCGACCCGGGTGGGCGCGTCGCGATCCTGACGCCGGGACCGTTGAATGAAACCTATTACGAACAGGCATGGATCGCGCGTTATCTTGGCGTGACCCTTGTTCAAGGCGAAGATCTTGTGGTCAGCGATGGGCGGCTCATGGTGCGGACAGTGTCAGGCCTGCGATCCGTCGATGTGCTTTGGCGCAGGCTTGATTCGGCCTATGCCGACCCTTTGGAATTGAACCCGGCCAGCAGGATCGGAACACCGGGTATGGTGTCGGCGCTGCGCGATCAGGGGCTGACCATGGTCAACGCCCTTGGGTCCGGTGTCCTTGAAACCCGCGCATTGATGGCCTTCATGCCCAAACTGGCGCTACGCTTGCTTGGCAGCGAATTGATGATGCCCAATATCGCGACATGGTGGTGCGGAAGTGCAGCGGAACGCAGTCGGGTGTTTAGCGATCCGTCAGGGTTGGTGCTGAGTGCCGCCTTGGGCACAGGCCTGCCCTATGACCGGCAAGAAGACCCCGTTCTCGCCGCGCGACTTGCCCCCGATGAACTGACCCGCATCCTTGAAACACAAGGCGCAGACCACGTGGCGCAAGAGATCGTATCGCTCTCCACAACGCCTGCGCTGGTGAAGGGCAGGCTGGAACCCCGCCCCCTCTCTCTGCGCGTGTTCCTCGCGCGGACCGCCCAAGGTTGGCAGGCGATGCCCGGCGGATTCGCCCGGATCGGCGCCTCGCAAGACCCCACCGCCTTGGCGATGCAACGCGGGGGAAGTGCGGCAGATGTCTGGATCCTTAGCCCGCGAGAGGTCGCTTCCGACACGCTGGTTGAACCCCGCGCGGGGGCCTATGCCCGCCCCGAGCCCGGTGCCCTTCCCTCGCGCGCTGCCGATAACCTGTTCTGGCTGGGCCGCTATGTCGAACGAACCGAGGCGATCATCCGCCTTCTGCGCGCGCGCAACATACGTCTTGCCGAAAGCGGCCAAGCTGCACGGCCGCTTCTTTCGGCGATGGACCGTCTGCTTGCCTCTTACGATGTCGATCCCGCCAGTGGAATTCCGAAGGGACTGCTCAACGTCCTCGACAGCGCTGTGGCAAGTGCCGCGCAGGTCCGCGACCGATTTTCGCCGGATGGATGGAACGCGCTGGCCGATCTGTCGAAATCGATGCGCCGATTGGGCGGCCATCTGCAACCGGGCGACGACGCGGCACGGGCGCATTCCATCCTTTTGCGCAAGTTGGCCGGTTTCTCCGGCCTCGTGCATGAAAACATGTATCGCTTTCTGGGCTGGCGCTTCCTTACGATCGGTCGCTTGCTGGAACGCGGCATGGGCATTTCTGCCATCCTCGCCGACCTGTCCGATCCGGACGCGCCGCCCGGTGCGCTGGACCTCTGCATCGAACTTGGCGACAGCATCCTGACCCATCGCCGCCGCTTTACCGTCGCCGCCTCGCGAGAGACGGTGATCGACCTTCTCGCCCTTGATCCGATGAACCCTCGGTCGATCCGCAACCAGATCGACGGCATGGCCGAACAGGTGGACATGTTGCCGGGCGCGGGGCGGTCGGGAATCCTCTCCCCCTTGGCCCGAGCCATGCTGCGCCTTCAGACCGAGGTGGCGACCAGCCAGCCAGAGACCTTATCCAGCGCAGCGCTTCTGTCGTTGCGTACCGATATGGCCGCCCTCTCGGACCTCGTGACGGAGACCTATCTTCGGTGA
- a CDS encoding DUF2126 domain-containing protein: MSIKASIHHLTHYIYDRPVTLGPQIIRLRPAPHSRTRVLSHSLKVHPSNHFVNLQQDPYGNWLARFVFPEPVTELKIEVDLVADMTVYNPFDFFVEDSAEDWPFDYPADLTDDLVIYRRADPVGPRLQAFLDATPRDRIRTVDFVVALNARIAREVNYTIRMEPGVQTPEETLGKAIGSCRDSSWLLVQALRHFGFAARFVSGYLIQLKPDLKALDGPSGTEVDFTDLHAWCEVYIPGAGWIGLDPTSGLLTGESHIPLAATPHYRHAAPIAGGFSAVGVPEVDFRFDMQVARVAEHPRITKPFSEESWQALDALGRKVDQVLAENDVRLTMGGEPTFVSTDDFESAEWNTAAVGPTKRALADRLIRRLRNRFAPGGFLHYGQGKWYPGETLPRWTFSLYWRTDGQPIWRNPDLIAEEGIDQGATAMQAEALMQEIAGELDIPADHVLPAFEDPAEWLVKEANLPANVTPENSELEDPEARHRIAQVFSRGLTQPVGFVLPVQPWQGKSGRRKWNSERWRLRRGKLLLVPGDSPVGYRLPLASLPYLTPAQYPYVNPMDPTIDRAPLPAPPPLDPAPKAQARASFVADGAAQSRVEQITTEIDGHVRTALSAEARDGRLCVFMPPMSALEDYLDLLNVAEAAALRLGLKLHIEGYAPPHDPRLNVIRVAPDPGVIEVNVHPAESWEDCVAITTGVYEEARLTRLGADKFMIDGKHCGTGGGNHVVVGGRTTLDSPFLRRPDLLASLILHWNRHPSLSYLFSGLFIGPTSQAPRIDEARHDALYEMEIALAQIPPPGPSLPPQPWLVDRLLRNLLTDSTGNTHRAEICIDKLYSPDGPTGRLGLVEFRGFEMPPDARMSLAQQVLIRALIARFWVSPAQGTLTRWGTALHDRFMLPEMVWQDFRDVLADLRQHGFDLREEWFTAQAEFRFPFCGEVEVEGAHLELRQALEPWHVLGETGAIGGTVRYTDSSTERLQVKLTAADPSRYRILCNGRTAPLVPIGGGAAVAGVRYKAWQPALAMHPAIPVQAPLTFSIFDTWSNRALGGCVYHVAHPGGRNYDTFPVNGNEAEARRLARFQPFGYGTAQGQAPLPEAASAEFPMTLDLRRPVGL; the protein is encoded by the coding sequence ATGTCCATCAAGGCCAGCATTCACCATCTCACCCATTACATCTATGACCGCCCGGTCACCTTAGGGCCACAGATCATCCGCCTGCGCCCTGCCCCGCACAGCCGGACTAGGGTTCTTTCGCATTCCCTTAAGGTTCACCCGTCCAATCATTTCGTGAACCTACAGCAAGACCCATATGGCAACTGGCTGGCCCGTTTCGTCTTTCCCGAACCGGTGACCGAGTTGAAGATCGAGGTGGACCTTGTTGCCGACATGACGGTCTACAACCCCTTCGACTTCTTTGTCGAAGACAGCGCCGAAGACTGGCCCTTCGACTATCCCGCCGATCTGACCGATGATCTTGTTATCTATCGCCGCGCCGATCCCGTAGGGCCAAGGCTTCAGGCTTTTCTGGATGCGACGCCGCGTGACCGCATCCGCACGGTGGATTTCGTCGTAGCCCTGAATGCCCGCATCGCGCGTGAGGTCAATTACACCATCCGCATGGAACCGGGCGTCCAGACGCCTGAAGAAACACTGGGCAAGGCCATCGGGTCCTGCCGCGATTCCTCATGGCTTTTGGTGCAGGCGTTGCGCCATTTCGGTTTTGCCGCGCGGTTCGTGTCGGGCTACCTGATCCAGCTGAAGCCGGATCTCAAGGCGCTGGACGGACCTTCGGGGACCGAGGTCGATTTCACCGACCTTCATGCCTGGTGCGAGGTCTATATCCCCGGCGCGGGCTGGATCGGGCTTGACCCGACATCCGGCCTTTTGACCGGGGAAAGCCATATCCCACTGGCCGCCACCCCCCATTACCGCCATGCCGCCCCCATCGCGGGTGGATTCTCGGCGGTGGGCGTGCCTGAGGTGGACTTCCGCTTTGACATGCAAGTGGCGCGCGTGGCCGAACACCCGCGCATCACCAAACCCTTTTCCGAAGAAAGCTGGCAGGCCTTGGATGCCCTTGGCCGCAAGGTCGATCAGGTTCTGGCGGAAAACGATGTGCGCCTGACGATGGGGGGCGAACCCACCTTCGTGTCCACCGACGATTTCGAAAGCGCGGAATGGAATACCGCCGCTGTGGGGCCAACCAAACGCGCCCTTGCCGACCGCCTGATCCGACGATTGCGCAACCGCTTTGCCCCCGGTGGTTTTCTGCATTACGGGCAGGGCAAGTGGTATCCGGGCGAGACGCTACCCCGCTGGACCTTCTCACTTTACTGGCGCACCGATGGCCAGCCGATTTGGCGGAACCCCGACCTGATTGCCGAAGAAGGCATCGATCAGGGTGCAACCGCCATGCAGGCCGAGGCCTTGATGCAGGAAATCGCAGGCGAGCTGGACATCCCCGCCGATCACGTCCTGCCCGCCTTTGAAGACCCCGCGGAATGGCTTGTGAAAGAGGCGAACCTTCCCGCCAATGTCACGCCCGAGAATTCGGAACTCGAAGACCCCGAAGCCCGCCATCGCATCGCGCAGGTCTTTTCGCGCGGCCTGACGCAACCGGTGGGTTTTGTCCTGCCCGTTCAGCCATGGCAGGGAAAAAGCGGGCGCCGAAAATGGAACTCTGAACGCTGGCGTCTGCGGCGCGGAAAGCTTTTGCTGGTGCCCGGTGACAGCCCCGTGGGCTATCGCCTGCCTTTGGCCAGCCTGCCCTACCTCACGCCCGCGCAATACCCCTATGTCAACCCGATGGACCCGACCATTGACCGCGCGCCCCTGCCTGCCCCGCCACCGCTTGACCCTGCCCCGAAGGCACAGGCACGGGCAAGTTTCGTGGCTGATGGCGCGGCCCAGTCGCGGGTAGAGCAGATCACCACGGAAATCGACGGCCATGTCCGCACCGCTTTGTCGGCCGAGGCGCGGGATGGGCGGCTTTGCGTCTTCATGCCGCCCATGTCGGCACTTGAGGATTACCTCGACCTTCTCAACGTGGCCGAGGCGGCGGCGCTGCGGCTAGGGTTGAAGCTGCATATCGAAGGCTACGCGCCTCCGCATGATCCGCGCCTAAACGTGATCCGCGTCGCCCCCGACCCCGGCGTGATCGAGGTAAACGTCCACCCCGCAGAAAGCTGGGAGGACTGCGTCGCCATCACCACGGGTGTTTATGAAGAGGCACGCCTTACGCGCCTTGGCGCGGACAAATTCATGATCGACGGCAAGCATTGCGGCACCGGCGGTGGTAACCACGTCGTCGTGGGCGGGCGCACCACACTCGACAGCCCCTTCCTGCGCAGGCCGGACCTCTTGGCCAGCCTAATCCTGCATTGGAACCGACACCCTTCGCTGTCCTATCTGTTCTCGGGCCTGTTCATAGGTCCCACAAGTCAGGCCCCCCGCATCGACGAAGCCCGCCATGACGCGCTTTACGAAATGGAGATCGCGCTTGCGCAGATCCCTCCACCCGGCCCTTCGCTGCCGCCGCAGCCTTGGCTGGTGGACCGGTTGCTCCGTAACCTTCTGACCGATTCAACTGGGAACACCCACCGGGCCGAGATCTGTATCGACAAGCTTTATTCCCCCGACGGCCCCACTGGGCGGCTGGGTCTGGTGGAATTCCGGGGCTTTGAGATGCCCCCTGACGCGCGTATGAGCCTTGCCCAGCAAGTGCTGATCCGGGCCCTGATCGCGCGCTTCTGGGTCAGCCCGGCGCAGGGCACCCTCACCCGCTGGGGCACTGCGCTGCATGATCGTTTCATGCTGCCCGAAATGGTCTGGCAGGATTTTCGCGACGTGTTGGCCGATCTGCGCCAGCATGGCTTTGACCTGCGAGAGGAATGGTTCACCGCGCAGGCCGAATTCCGGTTCCCCTTCTGTGGCGAGGTTGAGGTGGAGGGCGCGCATCTGGAACTGCGGCAGGCGCTGGAACCCTGGCATGTATTGGGCGAGACCGGGGCCATCGGCGGCACCGTGCGCTATACAGACAGTTCCACCGAAAGGTTGCAGGTCAAGCTTACAGCCGCCGATCCATCGCGCTATCGCATCCTCTGCAATGGACGCACCGCACCTTTGGTGCCGATCGGGGGCGGCGCGGCCGTGGCGGGCGTGCGCTACAAGGCGTGGCAGCCCGCTTTGGCCATGCATCCGGCCATCCCTGTCCAGGCCCCGCTGACCTTTTCGATCTTTGATACTTGGTCAAACCGTGCGCTGGGGGGCTGCGTCTATCACGTCGCTCATCCCGGCGGGCGCAACTATGACACCTTCCCCGTCAACGGGAATGAGGCCGAGGCGCGGCGTCTGGCCCGGTTCCAACCCTTTGGCTACGGTACCGCGCAAGGCCAGGCGCCACTGCCCGAGGCAGCCTCTGCGGAATTCCCGATGACGCTTGACCTGCGCCGCCCCGTCGGCCTCTAG
- a CDS encoding type 1 glutamine amidotransferase domain-containing protein, whose translation MSASIDTHGTKKVLMIAANPGTSPTTGWPIGFWWAELTHPYWTFAEAGYQIDIASPKGGDLMADGYSDPEDASGYSAHDILSLGFKKSATHAALLTGTKSIAEVDVEGYDAIFVAGGQSPMVTMIDDTALHAFVARAYEAGKIVAIVCHGTCILLKTRLSNGDLLVKGKTWTGFADSEEAFADAFVGMRIQPFWIEEEAKKIEGTNFVTANMFKPFALRDGNLITGQQQYSGAAAAELVVQALGR comes from the coding sequence ATGTCTGCATCCATCGACACACACGGCACGAAGAAAGTGCTGATGATCGCCGCCAATCCCGGCACCTCCCCGACGACAGGCTGGCCCATCGGTTTTTGGTGGGCGGAACTTACCCATCCCTATTGGACCTTTGCCGAAGCGGGGTATCAAATCGATATCGCAAGTCCCAAAGGGGGCGACCTGATGGCTGATGGCTATTCCGACCCCGAAGATGCCAGCGGCTATTCTGCCCATGACATCCTTTCGCTGGGCTTCAAGAAATCCGCCACGCACGCAGCTTTGCTGACGGGGACAAAGTCCATCGCCGAAGTGGATGTCGAAGGCTATGACGCGATCTTTGTTGCAGGCGGCCAGTCGCCCATGGTCACCATGATCGACGACACCGCCCTCCACGCCTTTGTCGCCCGCGCCTATGAGGCGGGAAAGATTGTCGCCATCGTCTGTCACGGCACCTGCATCCTGCTGAAGACCCGCCTGTCGAACGGAGACCTGCTGGTGAAGGGAAAGACATGGACGGGCTTCGCCGATAGCGAAGAAGCCTTCGCCGATGCCTTCGTCGGCATGCGGATACAGCCCTTCTGGATCGAGGAAGAGGCGAAAAAGATCGAAGGAACGAACTTCGTCACCGCCAATATGTTCAAGCCTTTCGCTTTGCGCGACGGCAACCTCATCACCGGGCAGCAACAATATTCCGGCGCGGCAGCGGCGGAACTGGTGGTGCAGGCCTTGGGTCGGTGA
- a CDS encoding antibiotic biosynthesis monooxygenase, with amino-acid sequence MTEAVTILVRRRVKAGREAEYEAWLTRLTEGVARAFPGYLGAEFHRPVRPGDAYRSLFRFDSLTHLEAFETSDFRARMLEEGADLFAANAVWDRMTGLEFWFDPPVGTQVPQPSPHRMALVLIGVVFTLVLLLNLTLGPVMQVWPLPLRVLATVTIQIGLMTYVIMPRLTPRIARFIYPRSSSSEPSTH; translated from the coding sequence ATGACCGAGGCGGTTACGATCCTTGTCCGCCGCCGGGTCAAAGCGGGGCGTGAGGCGGAATATGAAGCGTGGCTCACCCGTCTGACAGAAGGGGTCGCGCGCGCGTTCCCCGGCTATCTGGGGGCGGAATTCCACCGCCCCGTCAGGCCAGGTGACGCCTATCGCAGCCTTTTCCGGTTCGACAGCCTCACGCATCTGGAGGCCTTCGAGACATCCGATTTCCGCGCGCGGATGCTAGAGGAAGGGGCCGACCTTTTTGCCGCCAACGCGGTCTGGGACCGCATGACCGGCCTTGAATTCTGGTTCGATCCACCCGTTGGCACCCAGGTCCCGCAACCCAGCCCACACCGCATGGCGCTGGTTCTCATCGGGGTGGTTTTCACGCTGGTCCTGCTTTTGAACCTGACGCTCGGCCCCGTGATGCAGGTTTGGCCTTTACCACTGCGGGTGCTGGCGACCGTCACGATCCAAATCGGATTGATGACCTATGTGATCATGCCCCGCCTCACCCCTCGCATTGCGCGCTTCATTTACCCCAGATCGTCATCCTCCGAACCGTCAACCCATTGA